The following are encoded in a window of Rosa chinensis cultivar Old Blush chromosome 4, RchiOBHm-V2, whole genome shotgun sequence genomic DNA:
- the LOC112196830 gene encoding uncharacterized protein LOC112196830, which yields MEIFNKYKAVKLRSHLEKYLVADEDQKTVRQSRRGSNSRNARWTVELVENKPHVIRLKSCYGLYLTATDMAFLLGATGEKVLQTEADRLCDWKFEFEPIKDGFQIKFRTWCGKYLRANGGPPPWRNTVTHDDPTTSSTRNWILFDVEGAEVPVSESVTDFLLSQQSSFSSFNSDEIDNGTEYGSPMAVFSPRSPKTSSVFSKRSFFSARSPWNSPKVSSKQLLLQQTNSNKFRIGMELFLNAKAVRLRSHHDKYLLAEEDEESVTQDRNGSSKTAKWTVELVPGSDSVIRLKSCFGKYLTASNQPFLLGMTGRKVLQTLPRRLDSSVEWEPVRDRNQVRLKTRYGNFLRANGGLPPWRNSVTHDVPHRTATQDWVLWEVDIVEIQVQSPAGRPAGPPPLPHSDSLDFESSSPSAASVKSSASFARQESNDSFVESPPKAEGRTIYYHIVEDNGDVADEAVQGYSMIFKGNGVEELTRKLEEETGIEGLVVCARSPLNGQLFPLRLQLPPNNVTMHVVVILSSSKAAQDLEKKGLL from the exons ATGGAGATCTTTAACAAGTACAAAGCGGTGAAGCTCCGGAGCCACCTGGAAAAGTATCTGGTCGCCGACGAAGATCAAAAGACCGTACGACAGAGCCGGAGGGGAAGTAACTCCAGAAACGCGAGATGGACGGTGGAGCTGGTCGAGAACAAACCCCACGTCATACGACTCAAGAGCTGCTACGGCCTCTACCTTACCGCAACCGACATGGCGTTTCTGTTAGGCGCCACAGGAGAAAAAGTGCTTCAGACGGAAGCCGATAGGCTCTGCGACTGGAAGTTCGAGTTCGAGCCTATAAAAGACGGGTTTCAGATCAAGTTCAGAACATGGTGCGGGAAGTACTTACGAGCTAACGGTGGACCGCCGCCGTGGAGAAACACTGTTACACATGATGATCCAACCACGTCGTCAACGAGGAATTGGATTTTGTTTGACGTAGAAGGGGCGGAGGTTCCGGTGTCGGAGTCCGTTACGGACTTTTTGCTGTCGCAGCAGTCGAGTTTTTCATCGTTTAATTCCGATGAGATTGATAATGGTACGGAGTATGGATCGCCGATGGCGGTTTTTTCTCCAAGGTCGCCGAAGACGTCGTCGGTTTTTTCTAAGAGGTCCTTTTTCTCAGCCAGGTCGCCGTGGAATTCTCCGAAAGTTTCTTCAAAACAGCTATTACTTCAGCAG ACCAATTCGAACAAGTTCCGAATCGGAATGGAGCTCTTCCTGAACGCAAAGGCGGTGCGCCTCCGCAGCCACCACGACAAGTACCTCTTAGCCGAAGAAGACGAAGAGTCCGTCACCCAAGACCGCAACGGCTCCTCCAAAACCGCCAAGTGGACCGTCGAGCTCGTACCCGGATCCGACTCCGTGATCCGACTCAAGAGCTGCTTCGGCAAGTACCTCACCGCCTCCAACCAGCCCTTCCTTCTCGGCATGACCGGCCGCAAAGTCCTGCAGACGCTTCCCCGGCGGCTCGATTCTTCTGTCGAGTGGGAGCCGGTCAGGGACAGGAATCAGGTGCGGCTCAAGACCCGCTACGGGAACTTCCTGCGGGCCAATGGGGGCTTGCCACCGTGGCGGAACTCGGTGACTCATGATGTTCCTCATAGAACAGCCACCCAGGATTGGGTTCTGTGGGAAGTTGATATAGTTGAGATACAGGTGCAGTCTCCGGCGGGTAGACCCGCGGGGCCTCCGCCGCTTCCGCATTCGGACTCTTTGGATTTCGAGTCCAGCTCTCCGTCGGCTGCTTCAGTCAAGTCATCGGCCAGTTTCGCAAGACAAGAG TCGAATGATTCTTTTGTGGAGTCGCCGCCCAAGGCGGAAGGGAGGACTATATACTACCATATAGTGGAAGATAATGGCGATGTGGCTGATGAAGCTGTGCAGGGTTACTCTATGATCTTTAAAGGAAATGGTGTTGAGGAATTGACTCGTAAATTGGAGGAAGAGACGGGGATTGAAGGTCTTGTTGTCTGTGCTCGAAGCCCTTTGAATGGCCAGCTCTTCCCTCTTCGATTGCAGTTACCTCCAAACAATGTGACTATGCATGTTGTGGTGATCTTATCTTCTTCAAAAG CGGCTCAAGATCTTGAGAAAAAAGGTTTATTATGA